From a single Cupriavidus taiwanensis LMG 19424 genomic region:
- a CDS encoding ion channel, which produces METSAEHYSLALLCTAVLTVTVVGIHYEALRLLSAMHPRRWSGRMNIGVLIVCIILVHCLEALVFAVGFWFADRVLGLGGLASVAVPGVEAARAQPGALRYAYFALETFTTQSLGDIVPVGATRLIASIEPLVGLILIGWSTSFTYVMMRRDWELDDEGGRHRRG; this is translated from the coding sequence ATGGAAACCTCCGCCGAACATTACTCGCTGGCCCTGCTGTGCACCGCCGTGCTGACCGTGACGGTGGTCGGCATCCACTACGAGGCGTTGCGCCTGCTGTCCGCGATGCACCCGCGGCGCTGGAGCGGGCGCATGAATATCGGCGTGCTGATCGTCTGCATTATCCTGGTCCATTGCCTCGAGGCGCTGGTGTTCGCCGTTGGCTTCTGGTTTGCCGACCGCGTGCTGGGGCTGGGCGGGCTGGCCAGCGTGGCCGTGCCCGGTGTCGAGGCCGCGCGCGCACAGCCGGGCGCGCTGCGCTATGCCTACTTCGCCCTGGAAACCTTTACCACGCAGAGCCTGGGCGATATCGTTCCGGTGGGCGCGACCCGACTGATCGCCAGTATCGAGCCGCTGGTCGGCCTGATCCTGATCGGCTGGTCGACCTCGTTCACCTACGTCATGATGCGCCGCGACTGGGAACTGGACGACGAGGGCGGCAGGCATCGCCGCGGCTAG
- a CDS encoding porin, translated as MPVAMAGMVAGMACGVTGPVRAQPAASVSVYGLIDTMVRYSDNNRGDERLAELSEGYFSGSRWGMRGTEALGGGWAALFTLESGFDLASGNSLQGTAISNYGQVGTQGAGRLFGRQSYLGVEHQAWGKLTFGRQFTTAYDATFRFQPYGHPNLDAVAILNGYTGPRQDNMVKYAGRLGALSAAAHYTFGEAPGDARAGSSRGLALAWTTARIDVGALLQRTDALPTAEARTIWGIGGSSQLGRVKLALGYLDHRYRLAPTRNHVLTGGATLQATPALALSLAAGYDRQTAASGHRLMLTGVAEYALSRRTSVYAEADFNRISGAYALPAFMGVRGNKFGGGVGLRHRL; from the coding sequence ATGCCCGTGGCAATGGCCGGCATGGTGGCAGGCATGGCTTGCGGGGTCACCGGTCCGGTGCGCGCACAGCCGGCGGCGTCGGTTTCGGTCTATGGACTGATCGACACCATGGTGCGGTACTCGGACAATAACCGCGGGGACGAGCGCCTGGCCGAACTGAGCGAGGGCTACTTCAGCGGCTCGCGCTGGGGCATGCGCGGCACCGAGGCGCTGGGCGGGGGATGGGCGGCGCTGTTCACCCTGGAAAGCGGCTTCGATCTTGCCAGCGGCAACTCGCTGCAGGGGACGGCGATCTCCAACTACGGACAAGTCGGCACGCAGGGCGCGGGCCGCTTGTTCGGCCGGCAGTCGTACCTGGGCGTCGAGCACCAGGCGTGGGGCAAGCTGACCTTCGGCCGCCAGTTCACCACAGCCTACGATGCCACATTCCGCTTCCAGCCCTATGGCCATCCCAACCTGGATGCGGTGGCCATCCTGAACGGCTACACCGGTCCGCGGCAGGACAACATGGTCAAGTACGCGGGCAGGCTGGGCGCGTTGTCGGCGGCCGCGCACTACACCTTCGGCGAAGCGCCTGGTGACGCGAGGGCCGGCAGCAGCCGGGGCCTGGCGCTGGCCTGGACCACGGCGCGGATCGACGTCGGGGCGCTGCTGCAGCGTACCGATGCGCTGCCGACCGCGGAGGCGCGCACGATCTGGGGCATCGGCGGCAGCAGCCAGCTTGGCCGCGTCAAGCTGGCGCTGGGGTACCTGGATCATCGCTACCGCCTCGCCCCGACCCGCAACCATGTGCTGACCGGCGGCGCCACCCTGCAGGCGACGCCCGCGCTGGCGCTGTCGCTCGCCGCGGGCTATGACCGGCAGACCGCGGCCAGCGGCCATCGGCTGATGCTGACCGGCGTGGCCGAGTACGCGCTGTCCCGGCGCACCAGCGTCTACGCCGAAGCCGACTTCAACCGCATCAGCGGGGCCTATGCCTTGCCCGCCTTCATGGGCGTGCGCGGCAACAAGTTCGGCGGCGGTGTCGGCCTGCGCCATCGCTTGTAA
- a CDS encoding MFS transporter, which yields MPSIPSSSPETGAADASQAPARERMTRAELRAAVSLASIFALRMLGLFLILPVFAEYARTLADGQDAQRVGLAMGIYGLMQAFLHIPLGWLSDRVGRKPVMVGGLLLFIAGGLVAAFSDTLSGIIAGRALQGMGAISAAITACIADLTRERHRTKAMAMVGGSIGLTFALSLVIASPLLHSIGMSGIFGLMSVLGLVAIGVTVFLVPTPPPPHPVRLPFRKVLLNGDLARLNVGVLALHASQVAMFMVVPAMLADAGMPLDQHWKVYLPVVLVSFVLMLGPMMAAERYGRVRPVLLGAVALMTAVQLLFAAVHGLWAIVGVLLLFFVAFNVLEAMQPSLVSRYAAAARGAALGVYNTTQALGLFLGGAAGGWLLEHEGRSAVFVGCAAVLLLWLIIAWSMKAPPARGQEAVPATAA from the coding sequence ATGCCGTCGATCCCTTCTTCTTCCCCGGAAACGGGTGCCGCCGACGCATCCCAGGCCCCCGCGCGCGAACGCATGACGCGCGCCGAACTGCGTGCCGCGGTCTCGCTGGCCAGCATCTTTGCGCTGCGCATGCTGGGCCTGTTCCTGATCCTGCCGGTCTTCGCCGAATACGCGCGGACCCTGGCCGATGGGCAGGACGCCCAGCGCGTGGGCCTGGCCATGGGCATCTACGGCCTGATGCAGGCCTTCCTTCATATCCCGCTGGGCTGGCTGTCCGACCGCGTCGGGCGCAAGCCGGTGATGGTCGGCGGCCTGCTGCTGTTTATCGCGGGCGGCCTGGTCGCCGCGTTTTCCGACACGCTGTCCGGCATCATCGCCGGGCGCGCGTTGCAGGGCATGGGCGCGATCTCGGCCGCCATCACCGCCTGCATCGCCGACCTGACCCGCGAGCGCCATCGCACCAAGGCCATGGCGATGGTGGGCGGCAGCATCGGGCTGACCTTTGCGCTGTCGCTGGTGATTGCCTCGCCGCTGCTGCACAGCATCGGCATGTCCGGCATTTTCGGGCTGATGTCGGTGCTGGGGCTGGTCGCCATCGGCGTGACCGTGTTCCTGGTACCGACCCCGCCGCCGCCACACCCGGTGCGGCTGCCGTTCCGCAAGGTACTGCTCAATGGCGACCTGGCGCGGCTGAACGTCGGCGTGCTGGCGCTGCACGCGTCGCAGGTGGCGATGTTCATGGTGGTGCCGGCGATGCTGGCCGATGCCGGCATGCCGCTGGACCAGCACTGGAAGGTCTACCTGCCGGTGGTGCTGGTGTCCTTCGTGCTGATGCTCGGGCCGATGATGGCGGCCGAGCGCTACGGGCGCGTGCGCCCGGTGCTGCTGGGCGCGGTCGCGCTGATGACCGCGGTGCAGCTGCTGTTCGCCGCGGTGCACGGGCTGTGGGCGATCGTCGGCGTCTTGCTGCTGTTCTTCGTTGCCTTCAATGTGCTCGAAGCAATGCAGCCGTCGCTGGTGTCACGCTACGCCGCGGCCGCGCGCGGCGCGGCGCTCGGCGTCTACAACACCACGCAGGCCCTGGGCCTGTTCCTGGGCGGTGCCGCCGGCGGCTGGCTGCTCGAGCACGAGGGCCGCAGCGCCGTGTTCGTGGGCTGCGCGGCGGTGCTGTTGCTGTGGCTTATAATCGCCTGGAGCATGAAGGCGCCGCCGGCGCGCGGACAGGAAGCCGTACCGGCCACCGCGGCCTGA
- a CDS encoding type IV pilin protein, producing MPCRGRPPHGFTLIEVMITVAVIAILAAVAIPNYSRYVVRSNRAAIESFMLEVAGAQERFLVDNRAYAATLGALGMSVPAGLATRYDVTVTPNAALPPGYRIVATPRGSQLSDTDCGTLTLTSAGAKSASGAGTDCWN from the coding sequence ATGCCATGCCGGGGCAGGCCGCCGCATGGCTTCACGCTGATCGAAGTCATGATCACCGTGGCGGTCATCGCCATTCTTGCCGCCGTCGCCATTCCCAACTACAGCCGTTACGTGGTGCGCTCGAACCGCGCGGCGATCGAATCGTTCATGCTGGAGGTCGCGGGCGCGCAGGAGCGCTTCCTGGTCGACAACCGCGCCTATGCCGCCACGCTCGGTGCGCTCGGCATGTCGGTGCCCGCAGGGCTGGCCACGCGCTACGACGTCACGGTGACACCAAACGCGGCGCTGCCGCCGGGCTACCGCATCGTGGCCACGCCCAGGGGCAGCCAGCTCAGCGACACCGATTGCGGCACGCTGACGCTGACCAGCGCCGGCGCCAAATCCGCGTCGGGCGCCGGCACCGACTGCTGGAACTGA
- a CDS encoding HdeD family acid-resistance protein, whose translation MARLVMILLGVDYLRARWRGLLWLGCASVLLGLVVFVDALDNAIYFPMTPFAVVLLLEGLATLVVARSGIGGQRTLRQVKGVSFCLAALLILAGHHHGHFVLSMIFGTLFLADGLLQIVSARVVRFRTWRLAVAVGVFEILVAIFFYQPYPTHYVGTVPYCLGLGLIFGGWNLLLLASRLRRLDHNPGMDPADASPAPAPAYTAHALHAAGGAPELTLWDGPPGPGEHALTVHVWTPVGSARGEARRQPLVDRYIAAVDRDGVISTGHAALESPEGIYISLYPAEEIDRSPHEFTRILRATRENDVAGKFQPDYETEARAWCPSTVQVRIRNYDPERLRRFWEAYRQDTTYNLTYRNCSSTVSHALEAALEGASARVWRQARGWRPLWRLLATPELWVAAQIRKRAKTMAWTPGLTLDYARALSMLADPRPSGWASMTRMALGQMRRQRQDWREAAHTAQGADAGAGEGAAAGTVAGAANAGSARPRGND comes from the coding sequence ATGGCAAGACTGGTAATGATCCTGCTGGGCGTTGACTACCTGCGCGCGCGCTGGCGCGGCCTGCTGTGGCTGGGCTGCGCGAGCGTGCTGCTGGGCCTGGTGGTGTTTGTCGATGCCCTGGACAACGCCATCTATTTCCCGATGACGCCGTTCGCGGTGGTGCTGCTGCTCGAAGGCCTGGCCACGCTGGTCGTGGCGCGCAGCGGCATCGGCGGACAGCGCACGCTGCGCCAGGTCAAGGGCGTGTCGTTCTGCCTTGCCGCGTTGCTGATCCTGGCCGGCCACCATCACGGCCATTTCGTGCTGTCGATGATCTTCGGCACGCTGTTCCTGGCCGACGGGCTGCTGCAGATCGTGTCGGCGCGGGTGGTGCGCTTCCGCACCTGGCGCCTGGCCGTCGCGGTCGGCGTGTTCGAGATCCTGGTCGCGATCTTCTTCTATCAGCCGTATCCGACCCACTACGTCGGCACCGTGCCGTATTGCCTTGGGCTGGGGCTGATCTTCGGCGGCTGGAACCTGTTGCTGCTGGCCTCGCGCCTGCGCCGGCTCGACCATAACCCCGGCATGGACCCGGCCGATGCGTCGCCGGCCCCGGCGCCCGCCTATACCGCGCACGCGCTCCACGCGGCCGGCGGGGCGCCCGAGCTGACCCTGTGGGACGGTCCGCCCGGGCCCGGCGAGCATGCGTTGACGGTGCACGTCTGGACCCCGGTCGGCTCCGCGCGCGGCGAAGCGCGCCGCCAGCCGCTGGTCGACCGCTATATCGCCGCGGTGGACCGCGACGGGGTCATCTCCACCGGCCACGCCGCGCTGGAGTCGCCCGAGGGCATCTACATCAGCCTGTATCCGGCCGAAGAGATCGACCGCTCGCCCCACGAATTCACCCGCATCCTGCGCGCCACGCGAGAGAACGACGTGGCCGGCAAGTTCCAGCCGGATTACGAGACCGAAGCGCGCGCCTGGTGCCCCTCGACAGTACAGGTGCGCATCCGCAACTACGACCCCGAGCGCCTGCGCCGCTTCTGGGAGGCGTACCGGCAGGACACCACCTACAACCTGACCTATCGCAATTGCTCCAGCACGGTTTCGCACGCGCTCGAGGCGGCGCTGGAAGGCGCTTCGGCCCGGGTGTGGCGCCAGGCACGCGGCTGGCGGCCGCTGTGGCGCCTGCTCGCCACGCCGGAGCTATGGGTGGCGGCGCAGATCCGCAAGCGCGCCAAGACCATGGCGTGGACCCCCGGCCTGACCCTGGACTACGCCCGCGCGCTGAGCATGCTGGCCGATCCACGGCCGTCCGGGTGGGCCAGCATGACCCGCATGGCGCTGGGCCAGATGCGGCGCCAGCGGCAGGACTGGCGTGAGGCCGCGCACACTGCGCAGGGCGCAGATGCCGGCGCCGGCGAGGGCGCCGCGGCGGGTACGGTCGCAGGTGCCGCAAATGCCGGTAGTGCCAGGCCGCGCGGGAACGATTAA
- a CDS encoding MurR/RpiR family transcriptional regulator: MPPAPPAPPGPSAPPHDLEALLEMLRRGFPSLSTQFQGGARYLLDHPQDVPVLSMRKIAASAGVQPATLVRLSQHLGFDGWQAMRELFVDALRGGTQPYARRARKVVRESSASRMLDEMLETQHRNLDRIAASNEKTLPQAAELLSHAACVHVAGFRSCFPIAFTFHYVYRLFRSTVHLIRADAGTLEMELRGLAPKDAVVVVSFAPYSQESIRVAEAARECGCKVIALTDSTVAPIALAADCTLLFSVESPSFFPSITAGVAVVEALVEQLLARKGKGAIRALEQAEGELHRTGAYVTPGHS, translated from the coding sequence ATGCCACCGGCGCCACCAGCGCCACCCGGGCCGTCCGCGCCGCCCCACGACCTGGAGGCCTTGCTGGAAATGCTGCGCCGCGGCTTTCCCTCCCTCAGCACGCAATTCCAGGGCGGCGCCCGCTATCTGCTTGACCATCCGCAGGACGTGCCGGTGCTGTCGATGCGCAAGATCGCGGCCAGCGCCGGCGTGCAGCCGGCCACGCTGGTGCGGCTGTCGCAGCATCTGGGCTTCGACGGCTGGCAGGCCATGCGCGAGCTGTTTGTCGACGCGCTGCGCGGCGGCACCCAGCCGTATGCGCGCCGCGCGCGCAAGGTGGTGCGCGAAAGCAGCGCCAGCCGCATGCTGGACGAGATGCTAGAGACCCAGCACCGCAACCTGGACCGGATCGCCGCCAGCAACGAGAAGACGCTGCCGCAAGCCGCAGAGCTGCTGTCGCACGCGGCGTGCGTGCATGTGGCGGGGTTCCGCTCGTGCTTCCCGATCGCCTTCACCTTCCACTATGTCTACCGGCTGTTCCGCAGCACCGTGCACCTGATCCGCGCCGATGCGGGCACGCTGGAGATGGAGCTGCGCGGCCTGGCGCCCAAGGACGCGGTAGTGGTGGTCAGCTTCGCCCCGTACTCGCAGGAGAGCATCCGCGTGGCCGAGGCCGCGCGCGAGTGCGGCTGCAAGGTGATCGCGCTGACCGACAGCACGGTCGCGCCGATCGCGCTGGCCGCCGACTGCACGCTGCTGTTCTCGGTCGAAAGCCCGTCGTTCTTTCCGTCGATTACCGCCGGCGTGGCCGTGGTCGAGGCGCTGGTCGAACAGCTGCTGGCGCGCAAGGGCAAGGGTGCGATCCGCGCACTGGAGCAGGCCGAGGGCGAATTGCACCGCACCGGCGCCTACGTGACGCCCGGCCACAGCTAG
- a CDS encoding GspH/FimT family pseudopilin, which produces MRPTPAHAHDRRLSAWRGFTLIELLCALSVLAILAVAAAPSFAALLAGQRVRSASLDLASALVLARSEAVKRNATVSLAPTGAAWTAGWTVSAGAETVRSFGPYGGLTITPSAAGGLALGNDGRLTGAAMTFELAPSGDTGATARVCVQVSETGRIASTNGACT; this is translated from the coding sequence ATGCGGCCCACCCCTGCCCACGCGCATGACAGGCGGCTTTCCGCCTGGCGCGGCTTTACGCTGATCGAGCTGCTGTGCGCCTTGTCGGTGCTGGCGATCCTGGCGGTCGCGGCGGCGCCGTCCTTTGCCGCGCTGCTCGCCGGCCAGCGCGTGCGCAGCGCCTCGCTCGACCTGGCCTCGGCATTGGTGCTGGCGCGTAGCGAAGCGGTCAAGCGCAATGCCACGGTTTCGCTGGCGCCCACGGGCGCCGCCTGGACTGCCGGCTGGACGGTCAGCGCGGGCGCCGAGACGGTTCGTTCGTTCGGGCCCTATGGCGGCCTCACCATCACGCCCAGTGCGGCCGGCGGCCTGGCGCTTGGCAACGACGGCCGGCTGACCGGCGCGGCGATGACCTTCGAGCTTGCGCCCAGCGGCGACACCGGGGCCACGGCGCGCGTATGCGTGCAGGTCAGCGAGACCGGCCGCATCGCCTCCACCAACGGAGCCTGCACATGA
- a CDS encoding GGDEF domain-containing protein codes for MLHDAGRFLALVNPAIALLLALCFLFAWHHERTRPHLLQLGACYLLAAAAIGLQVLWPPRAGGGPATIAGALYLGSAALLLHGMLARIGARPDRCAGVALPLALFGMVAWFDLVHPSLVARIYVLNVGVALILLPGVASLAPLRTGRTVDRVLLWVFVVFALQFLPRTLLALAPGTAHDAAALLPTPCWLWLQATLALLLLALGLALLAATAQDVIDDLRHERDTDPLTQLHTRRSLEALAARQIPPRPGEKLSVLLCDLDYFKFINDNYGHSAGDAVLTQVGRIIAAGIRRRDIAARLGGEEFVVLLPDTPHEAALQLAERLRQTLEQTSMDVLPGMGNVTASFGVATLRPGEDLEALLMRADNVLYAAKNNGRNCVEWEREAGVPALV; via the coding sequence GTGTTGCACGATGCCGGTCGATTCCTGGCACTGGTCAATCCCGCCATTGCCTTGCTGCTTGCGCTGTGCTTTCTGTTTGCCTGGCACCACGAGCGCACGCGGCCCCACCTGCTGCAGCTGGGCGCCTGCTATCTGCTGGCCGCGGCGGCCATCGGCCTGCAGGTCTTGTGGCCGCCGCGCGCCGGCGGCGGGCCTGCCACCATCGCCGGCGCGCTCTACCTGGGCAGCGCCGCGCTGCTGTTGCACGGCATGCTGGCCCGCATCGGCGCGCGCCCGGACCGCTGCGCGGGGGTGGCGCTGCCGCTTGCGCTGTTCGGCATGGTGGCGTGGTTCGACCTGGTGCATCCGAGCCTGGTCGCGCGTATCTACGTTCTGAACGTCGGCGTTGCGCTGATCCTGCTGCCGGGGGTGGCGTCGCTGGCACCGCTGCGCACCGGCCGCACAGTGGACCGGGTGCTGCTCTGGGTGTTCGTGGTGTTTGCGCTGCAGTTCCTGCCGCGCACGCTGCTGGCGCTGGCGCCGGGCACCGCGCACGATGCCGCCGCGCTGCTCCCCACTCCCTGCTGGCTGTGGCTGCAGGCCACGCTGGCCTTGCTGCTGCTGGCGCTCGGGCTGGCGCTGCTGGCGGCGACCGCGCAGGACGTGATCGACGACCTGCGCCATGAACGCGATACCGACCCGCTGACCCAGCTGCACACGCGCCGCAGCCTCGAAGCCCTGGCGGCGCGCCAGATCCCGCCGCGCCCGGGCGAGAAGCTCAGCGTGCTGCTGTGCGACCTGGACTACTTCAAGTTCATCAACGACAACTACGGCCACAGCGCGGGCGATGCGGTGCTGACGCAGGTCGGCCGCATCATCGCCGCGGGCATCCGCCGTCGCGATATCGCCGCGCGCCTGGGCGGCGAGGAATTCGTCGTGCTGTTGCCCGACACCCCGCACGAGGCGGCGCTGCAGCTGGCCGAGCGGCTGCGCCAGACGCTGGAGCAGACCAGCATGGACGTGCTGCCCGGCATGGGCAACGTGACCGCCAGTTTTGGCGTGGCCACGCTGCGGCCCGGCGAAGATCTGGAAGCATTGCTGATGCGCGCGGACAACGTGCTGTACGCGGCCAAGAACAACGGCCGGAACTGCGTCGAGTGGGAGCGCGAGGCCGGTGTGCCGGCACTGGTCTGA
- a CDS encoding single-stranded DNA-binding protein, with protein sequence MASVNKVILVGNLGADPETRYMPSGDAVTNLRLATTDRYKDKQSGEMKEATEWHRVAMFGKLAEIAAQYLRKGSSVYIEGRIRTRKWQDQSGQDKYSTEIVADQMQMLGSRQGGGGGGGDEGGYGGGGGGGYSRESSGGGYGGGRGAQGGGGQQGGAARRPQQPASNGFEDMDDDIPF encoded by the coding sequence ATGGCATCGGTCAACAAAGTCATTCTCGTCGGCAACCTCGGCGCAGACCCGGAAACGCGCTACATGCCCAGCGGCGACGCCGTCACCAACCTGCGCCTGGCGACCACCGACCGCTACAAGGACAAGCAGTCCGGCGAGATGAAGGAAGCCACCGAATGGCACCGCGTGGCGATGTTCGGCAAGCTGGCAGAGATTGCTGCCCAGTACCTGCGCAAGGGTTCGTCGGTCTATATCGAGGGCCGCATCCGCACCCGCAAGTGGCAGGACCAGTCCGGCCAGGACAAGTACTCCACCGAGATCGTTGCCGATCAGATGCAGATGCTGGGTTCGCGCCAGGGCGGCGGCGGCGGCGGTGGCGATGAAGGCGGCTACGGCGGCGGCGGCGGCGGCGGTTACAGCCGCGAGTCGTCGGGCGGCGGCTATGGCGGCGGCCGTGGTGCCCAGGGCGGCGGCGGCCAGCAGGGCGGCGCGGCACGCCGTCCGCAGCAGCCGGCCTCGAATGGCTTCGAGGATATGGACGACGATATTCCGTTCTGA
- a CDS encoding Bug family tripartite tricarboxylate transporter substrate binding protein: MARLLALPALPALAAMPAQAERGAAWPRHPVRLVVTFPPGGSSDIVARLLAPLLQERLGQPFVTDNRPGAGSTIGAAAVAAAPNDGYTLLMSNSAALSISPFLLRRPSYDPVHSFTHVHYIGAVPMVFAVHPSVPARSLAELAAWIRAQRDPVPFGSGGAASVAHIVGELFAQQAGLKLTHVPYKGAGPMRTDLLGGQIPFAVDALPQNLPFLQSGDLRLLAVTSARRVPQAPRLPTVGQAGYPGLVAENFVGVSAPANLPEDIVQRLHQSLQGILQQPAVRGHLEAQGFVLAERRPEAFAAYVRQQVQAWGPVVAATGATLS, from the coding sequence ATGGCACGCCTGCTGGCACTGCCCGCGCTCCCTGCGCTGGCCGCGATGCCGGCGCAGGCGGAGCGCGGCGCGGCATGGCCGCGGCATCCGGTGCGGCTGGTGGTGACGTTCCCGCCCGGCGGGTCCAGCGACATCGTCGCGCGCCTGCTGGCGCCGCTGCTGCAGGAGCGGCTGGGACAGCCGTTCGTGACGGACAACCGCCCGGGAGCGGGGTCCACCATCGGTGCCGCGGCCGTCGCCGCCGCGCCGAACGATGGCTACACGCTGCTGATGTCGAACTCGGCGGCGCTGAGCATCTCGCCGTTCCTGCTCAGGCGGCCCAGCTACGATCCCGTGCACAGCTTTACCCACGTGCATTACATCGGCGCGGTGCCGATGGTGTTCGCGGTGCACCCCTCGGTTCCCGCGCGCAGCCTGGCGGAACTGGCAGCGTGGATCCGCGCGCAGCGCGATCCGGTGCCGTTCGGCAGCGGCGGCGCGGCGTCGGTGGCGCATATCGTCGGTGAACTGTTCGCGCAACAGGCGGGGCTGAAGCTGACCCATGTGCCCTACAAGGGCGCGGGGCCCATGCGCACCGACCTGCTCGGCGGGCAGATCCCGTTCGCGGTGGATGCGTTGCCGCAGAACCTGCCGTTCCTGCAATCCGGCGACCTGCGCCTGCTCGCAGTGACCTCGGCCCGGCGGGTGCCGCAGGCGCCGCGGCTGCCCACCGTGGGGCAAGCGGGCTATCCCGGCCTGGTGGCCGAAAACTTTGTCGGCGTCTCGGCGCCGGCCAATCTTCCCGAGGACATCGTGCAACGCTTGCATCAGTCACTGCAGGGCATCCTGCAACAACCCGCCGTGCGCGGCCACCTGGAGGCCCAGGGCTTCGTGCTGGCCGAGCGCCGGCCCGAGGCCTTCGCCGCCTATGTGCGGCAGCAGGTGCAGGCATGGGGGCCGGTAGTTGCGGCCACCGGGGCGACGCTGTCATGA
- a CDS encoding BMP family ABC transporter substrate-binding protein, whose protein sequence is MSARIQVVLFGPEGRGSFNEAGHAGAVRARDAGHDVAVAWIADPDPQARAAALLALCESEPDLVVAHGGQGDYPVAVAAARHPLRRFVVTQGSVLCANTASYAVLQEQSAFLAGVLAATDSRTGVVAHLSGEKVRPGLKGRAAFLHGVRSTMPGATALTTFCGNQHDPELASRAVTAQARAGADIVFAMIDGGRDGAIAACRASGIRQIGNVLDWTRRHPEVFLASAVADSGLCVEHAIADFARDRIAWGAAREFGLETPAAVRLALGRDVSQAARVALDHWSQRLLDGSVAVEEDYAGPEFETGTPASAQASQYR, encoded by the coding sequence ATGAGCGCGCGCATCCAGGTGGTGCTGTTCGGGCCGGAGGGACGCGGCAGCTTCAACGAAGCCGGACATGCCGGCGCCGTGCGGGCGCGGGACGCCGGCCATGACGTGGCCGTGGCATGGATTGCCGACCCGGACCCGCAGGCGCGCGCCGCGGCCCTGCTGGCATTGTGCGAAAGCGAACCGGACCTGGTCGTGGCCCACGGCGGCCAGGGCGACTATCCGGTTGCCGTGGCCGCGGCGCGCCATCCGCTGCGCCGCTTCGTGGTCACGCAAGGCAGCGTGCTGTGCGCCAACACCGCGAGCTACGCCGTGCTGCAGGAACAGTCCGCGTTCCTTGCCGGCGTGCTGGCCGCGACGGATTCACGCACCGGGGTGGTGGCGCACCTGTCCGGCGAGAAGGTGCGTCCCGGCCTGAAGGGCCGCGCGGCGTTCCTCCATGGCGTGCGCAGCACCATGCCAGGTGCGACGGCGCTGACCACCTTCTGCGGCAACCAGCATGATCCCGAACTCGCCAGCCGCGCGGTCACCGCGCAGGCCCGGGCGGGTGCCGATATCGTCTTTGCGATGATCGACGGCGGCCGCGACGGCGCCATCGCCGCCTGCCGTGCCAGCGGCATCCGCCAGATCGGCAACGTGCTGGACTGGACGCGCCGGCATCCGGAGGTGTTCCTGGCTTCGGCCGTGGCCGATAGCGGCTTGTGCGTCGAGCACGCGATCGCGGATTTTGCGCGTGACCGGATCGCATGGGGGGCGGCGCGCGAGTTCGGACTCGAGACGCCGGCCGCGGTGCGGCTGGCGCTGGGCCGCGATGTCAGCCAGGCCGCGCGCGTGGCGCTCGACCACTGGAGCCAGCGGCTGCTCGACGGCAGCGTGGCCGTGGAAGAAGACTATGCCGGCCCCGAGTTCGAGACCGGCACGCCAGCGTCCGCCCAGGCATCGCAGTACCGGTAG
- a CDS encoding RcnB family protein, which produces MKTKKAMPVLLLAASVLAAPFAMAQGGARSKPMTDPMAASAPAAQNSPYMQVQQWKKGDRLPTEFRDRQYVIDDYKQYNLPAPRKGTRWVGIGAEYYLVAPNGVIQQVGSGS; this is translated from the coding sequence ATGAAGACCAAGAAAGCGATGCCAGTGTTGTTGCTGGCGGCAAGCGTGCTGGCGGCGCCGTTCGCGATGGCGCAGGGCGGTGCCAGGTCCAAGCCGATGACCGATCCCATGGCGGCGTCCGCGCCGGCGGCGCAGAACTCGCCGTATATGCAGGTGCAGCAGTGGAAGAAGGGCGACCGGCTGCCCACCGAGTTCCGCGACCGCCAGTATGTGATCGACGACTACAAGCAGTACAACCTGCCGGCGCCGCGCAAGGGTACGCGCTGGGTCGGGATCGGCGCCGAGTATTACCTGGTGGCGCCCAACGGCGTGATCCAGCAGGTTGGCTCCGGCTCCTGA